TAAACCCTGCTCTCTCACAGCCAAATGACCGCTCCCTTCCCACCTGCTTTCGAGGTTCATCAAGCTCTCTCTCCAGATCCTCCAGCACAGTCACCGCCTCCTCTCCAGTCTCTGGATGGTGTGCCTGCACCCATGCTTGCAGGTCCCTAGGGAGAATGTTCAGGAACTGTTCAAGCACCAGCAGGTCTAAAATCTGCTCCTTTGTGTGGCATTCTGGCCTCAGCCACTGGTGGCAAAGCTCCCAGAGCTGGGTAAGAGCTTCACGGGGTCCAGGTGCATCCTGATAGCAGAGCTTCCTGAAGTGCTGCCTGAAGAGTTCCCTTCTGTGAGGACTGTACTTTTGTGAGATGG
This genomic interval from Lagenorhynchus albirostris chromosome 10, mLagAlb1.1, whole genome shotgun sequence contains the following:
- the ZSCAN16 gene encoding zinc finger and SCAN domain-containing protein 16 isoform X2 produces the protein MATSLEPEEQKGLLIVKADHYGGQDSISQKYSPHRRELFRQHFRKLCYQDAPGPREALTQLWELCHQWLRPECHTKEQILDLLVLEQFLNILPRDLQAWVQAHHPETGEEAVTVLEDLERELDEPRKQVPANSERQDTLLDKLAPLRRPHESLTIQLHPKKTQQEQESGEPQRNGFLLLKPRIGPVCILFICYR